Proteins from a genomic interval of Xanthomonas sp. AM6:
- a CDS encoding RNA-binding S4 domain-containing protein — MQTIDLQLESDYVELKHLLKLTGVCDSGGAAKTVISDGQVRVDGEVELRKACKIRAGQVVALNDVQIRVIGKA, encoded by the coding sequence CCATCGATCTCCAGTTAGAAAGCGACTACGTCGAACTCAAGCATCTGTTGAAACTGACCGGCGTGTGCGACAGCGGCGGCGCGGCCAAGACCGTGATCAGCGACGGCCAGGTCCGCGTCGACGGCGAAGTCGAACTGCGCAAGGCGTGCAAGATCCGCGCGGGCCAGGTGGTCGCGCTGAACGACGTGCAGATCCGGGTGATCGGCAAGGCATGA
- the ubiM gene encoding 5-demethoxyubiquinol-8 5-hydroxylase UbiM, which produces MHVDIAIVGAGPAGLCFARALAGSGLSLALIEPQPRAALAEAAFDGREIALTHASRTLLEQLDLWSRIDPDAISPLRDARVMNGSSPFALTFAASQDRHGDLGWLVPNHLIRRAAFAAVQAQPGLALLDGVSVQALQCDDTQAQLRLSDGRALSARLVVAADSRFSPTRRMLGIGAQMRDFGRSMLVCRVRHERPHHHTAWEWFGYGQTLALLPLHGNQASAVLTLAPERAQALLDMDATALGAEIGARFEHRLGAMTPLVRPQAYPLVAVYAQRFVGKRYALIGDAAVGMHPVTAHGFNFGLHGQARLARALHAAVAQGRDIAAPALLAGYERGHRLATRPLYEATNAIAALYTDDRLPARALRNAALRVADRVAPFKRAIAAHLTQRGALGVR; this is translated from the coding sequence ATGCATGTGGATATCGCCATCGTCGGTGCCGGCCCGGCCGGCCTGTGTTTCGCCCGCGCGCTGGCCGGCAGCGGGCTGTCGCTGGCGCTGATCGAACCGCAGCCGCGCGCGGCGCTGGCCGAGGCCGCCTTCGACGGCCGCGAGATCGCGCTGACCCACGCCTCGCGCACGCTGCTGGAGCAACTGGACCTGTGGTCGCGGATCGATCCGGACGCGATCTCGCCGCTGCGCGATGCGCGGGTGATGAACGGCTCCTCGCCGTTCGCGCTGACCTTCGCCGCGAGCCAGGACCGCCACGGCGACCTGGGCTGGCTGGTGCCGAACCACCTGATCCGCCGCGCCGCGTTCGCCGCGGTGCAGGCGCAGCCGGGCCTGGCCCTGCTCGATGGCGTCTCGGTGCAGGCGCTGCAGTGCGACGACACCCAGGCGCAGCTGCGCCTGTCCGATGGCCGGGCCTTGAGCGCGCGGCTGGTGGTGGCGGCCGACAGCCGCTTCTCGCCGACCCGGCGCATGCTCGGCATCGGCGCGCAGATGCGCGACTTCGGCCGCAGCATGCTGGTGTGCCGGGTGCGCCACGAACGCCCGCACCACCACACCGCCTGGGAGTGGTTCGGCTACGGCCAGACCCTGGCGCTGCTGCCGCTGCACGGCAACCAGGCCTCGGCGGTGCTGACCCTGGCGCCGGAGCGCGCGCAGGCGCTGCTGGACATGGACGCGACCGCGCTGGGCGCGGAGATCGGCGCCCGCTTCGAGCACCGGCTCGGCGCGATGACGCCGCTGGTGCGGCCGCAGGCCTATCCGCTGGTCGCGGTGTACGCGCAGCGCTTCGTCGGCAAGCGCTACGCGCTGATCGGCGACGCGGCGGTGGGCATGCACCCGGTGACCGCGCACGGCTTCAACTTCGGCCTGCACGGCCAGGCGCGGCTGGCGCGCGCGCTGCACGCGGCGGTGGCGCAGGGCCGCGACATCGCCGCACCGGCCCTGCTGGCCGGTTACGAGCGCGGCCACCGCCTGGCCACGCGCCCGCTGTACGAGGCGACCAACGCGATCGCCGCGCTGTACACCGACGACCGCCTGCCGGCCCGCGCGCTGCGCAACGCGGCGCTGCGCGTGGCCGACCGGGTGGCGCCGTTCAAGCGCGCGATCGCCGCGCACCTGACCCAGCGCGGTGCGCTTGGCGTGCGCTGA